The Lolium rigidum isolate FL_2022 chromosome 1, APGP_CSIRO_Lrig_0.1, whole genome shotgun sequence region atatgcgCGAAAAATCGTAGATCTTAGCAACGATGTAGTCTACCAACATCTGTAAAATCTCAACTCGAAATAACAATTGAGGAGTGAGAATTTTCAAGTCtccattttttttcatttttgtgtggCCAACACAATGTATTTCAAGTTGATATTTTTTGCATGTAGTTAGAATAAATCACTGCCGATGCCGATCTTACCCGGTCGACCGCACGACACAGATTAAACACCATGTTGCGGGGTCggtgtttttgttttgctttggtGACAGATACATGACAATGTATAACATGACTACATAATGTGGGCCCGAGTAAAACTGATctttcataatgtgatggccaatAAACTCAAGTTTATGAAATGATTGGCCATTTCTTTGATGAGAAATAGTTAAATTTATGTATATTAACTGCCCAAGGAGTTGCAGGGAGTTTTATTTAAAGAAAAATCGCCTTCCCCCTCGATTGTATAAAGCATCGACCCACTCAGCCCTCCCTTCTCGCTACCGCTTTAGCTGTTGCGATGTATCCCCCTTACGCCCATGCCGTCGCACGCTTGATACTTCCTTCCAACCTCCAACCACCCCTCGTTACCCCTCGTCCTGCTCGGGTATCTTGGTGACCAGCATCGTCCCTTGAACTCTTCTGGATATACACGATTGAGCAGCTTCAACCCCCCACCCCGGATCTCTCTTGCATCGCCGCCTCCCATCGTAGATCTAGGTACTGGGTAGTGCTCTCATATCATGTAATCAACACACTGAGGTTCTACACTTCGACGAAGCTCGTCCGCCATGCGCGTGACTTATGACTTCTCATGAGTTCCTATCTTTGCCTCTTCTACACCTTGATTCTAGCCACCGGGTATCGAAATTCCTTTACCACCCGTCCTATATTCCCAAAAATTGTCAAACCTACAAGATTTGCATACTCGGAACCCGGCCAATGGCAAAAGGTGGCACTCGACTTTCCCCTTCGATAGCAGGTACATCTTTGATTTATTTCTTAATTCTATACAATAAAAATGATTTCAAATTATTATAATACAATTAAGAACCATTTGCAGTTGTCGCTATTAAACTCCCAAAATCGACTCGCCTACGCAGATCTAGATCTGAACCCGCTGGCGAGAAGTGTCGTCATTCGACTTTCCCCTTCGATACCAGGTGCCACTTTAATCTTTTGCATTATTTTTTGCCATATCAATTATTATTCTAAATTATTAGTTAGAATCATTCGATGAAGCTCGTCCGCCGATGTGCCCAGGATATATGTCTTCTGCTGAGATCCGTGTTTTCCACCTCGATTCTAGTTATCAGGGATCGAAATTGCTCTGGCGCCTGCCATAAAATTCTCAAAGTCTACTGACCTAACAGACCAGGTTGTGAAACCGATGGCAAAATCGGTATTCGACTTTCGCCTATGATAACAGGTACCCCCGTTACTCGAATTATACTTAATTctatataaaataaaatgattcCAAAATTATTATCCTACCATTAAGAATCATTTGTAACCGTCGTCATTAAATTCACGATATCGGCTGGCCTACGCAGTCTGGATCTGAGCCCGACGGCGAGAAGTGCCATCCGATTTTCCCCGTCGATATCTGGTGACTCTTTCAATCCTTACTATATTCAGTACAATATCAATTACGACTGTAAATTATTATCCTACCATAAGAAAACGCCTATGGTTGCCCGTTCTAGAATTCTCGGTGTCGAATCGACAAAATTACTTAATTCAGTATATCATAaaaagatttttctaaatttgtatCGTACAACAAGACCATAGACTAAACAATCCATGTCATTCATTAGCTAGTGTCCCTAAAATTTGCAAATATTTTAGACAAATGGCTTGAAATGAGCACATAAAACCTCCTCCATCCATTTCAAACCGCACCaccgaaaaaatcaaaacccagttGCCTCCTCCAGTATCACATCTAATCCATACAAAACGAAGGCCGTGCATGGAACACGCTCGCCCATTACCCTAGGCCGCCCGGCCAGCACACTGTGCGGCGTGTGTATATATATCCCCTCTACTGTATCCATCGATCCCACCCACAGACAccaaccaccaccgccaccgcgaaGAACACCTGAGGCGAGGGCGACCATCCTTCTCCTTCCTCGCTCCGTTCCGATCATCAGGTAGGTAATCGAATGTATTTGCATGTGTTGTCGGAGATAGCCAGATGCATGCTATAGCTCGATCTTGTGTCGTGGTTGCATGCAAATAAGGAAATATTTGTTGCTGAGATCGATGTTTGCGTTTGTGTTGTGTTGATAGCGCGGCGCATGGATCAGCAGGCGGCGCCAGATCAGCGGGAGGAGGTGGCCAGGGAGCTGGCGCTAGGGGAAGCACGGCAGGAGGGGgactcggcggcggcgacggggaagacggctccggcggcggtggaggcgttcgagccgccgccggggatgTTCGAGTTCCCCTGGCAGGAGGAGCGCGGCGGGCTGGGCGTCCCCGCCGAGAACGCGGCGGCTGAGCTCCGCGAGGTGTTCTTCAAGTCGCTGGTGGACGGGCGCGTGGCGTTCGTGAACGTGCCCGGCGACCGTCTCCTCCCGCTGCCGAGCAAGAGTTCGATGTTCGACGACTTGGAGGCGTGGCTGGCCGCCGCCGGGGACGGCGAGGTGGACCCCGTGTGGCGCTCCGTGCTGGAGGGGCAGAAGCCGGCCGCGTGACGCCAACGTGGCGAGGGCGCCGGACCCACCCGTCAGGGGGTCCATGTCAGCAGCGATGCGCTGACGTCGCCGGGTCCAGGAGGATAGGGAGATACTAGGAAGGAAATGATGGATGCATCTGAAGAGATGTCATCTTTTCTCCTTCTGTTGGTTTGCTTCTGaaccttttttttattttacagaCATTTCAGTTGTTGTCAGTTTTAAATTTCTGTTTTAGTTGGTTGGGGTTCTCATACAGTCCCCTGAAATGAAGAAGAAAACCTTCGTGGTTAAGTTTGTTAATTATCATACTGTGGTTTAGTAGACTTTTGGTGAGGAATCCTTGTATTTCATGCATGACCCGGCCTGATTAACTGCCAGAAGTAGCTAGGGCGGTGGCCGTCTGCCAAGATTTAGTTTCTGGTTTGAGGCACGATGCTTGTGCGTGTTTGCAAACAAGTAAGCATTGCTTGGCTAGATTGGACATGCGCGAGAGTGGATATGCAATCTCAAGAACTTTTGAGGTAGCTTTCAGAAAAAGCAAGCCCTAAAGATTTCGGTTTGCCCAGTCAAGTGCATTCCAAAACTGCGGTCGTGCTTTATTTAACTCAGTACAATGATTGCCGCAACGTCTATATATTTCTGTGGAGTTAATGACTTAATGAGTAGTATACTGTAATGGATTTAGATGGCAGTAATTAGCCACAATTAAAAAGGAAGGCCAGTGATTTTTCGTAGATAAGGAGATGCCAGTATCCAGCTAGAGAAATATTATCTTCGAGAATATAAATGCAGAGGTTTATCATATTTGATACTAGAATAGAAGAAAGATTAAGACGGCCGGTACAAGACCAAGTAGGCAGCACGATACAAAGATGACGGTACATGACTTACAACGCAACTGACAACAACCGAAACAACAAGAACCCTCCTTGCACCATCTCCCGCCACGACTGGTAGGGAGGCTATACACCGAAAGACAGATGAGTTTTCGGAATGCCAACTCTGCCTCTAGGATGGCACAAACAACACACGCATGCATCGCTCTTAAAGGCTTGGGTGGGGGGAGGGAGGGTGCGAGTGAGTGGCGGAACCGGACCGGACCACCTGGGAGGAGACGCGGACTGAGAAGCTCCACCAACGACGTACACTATGCCTCAAAAGGTCACGCTCACCAACCTGAACTCCATCTTGCTGCTGGAGAGAGACTCCACGAGGAACCTAGACAACGCCTTCAAGGAGGAGTGACACGATGGTGTCGCCGCTGTCCTGATCCGGCGAGTCGAATATAGGGTTTCAGCCCGGATCGAACCATATGTGCGCACATACATCAGCCTTAAAATGAGCTAGACATGAATCCTGGAGTCATAAGCGGACCCAGGAAATTTTTGAAGCCTGGGCAAATAGGCTTACTGTGCTAATTTTGTATTAAATACATGTAAAATATGGACGAAAATAAGTCTGTTGACCAGCCGAAAGCCTAAGCGACCGTCCGGGCAGGAGGGATGCTAGATCCGCCTATGCCTAGAGTGCGTATGAACTCCCATTAGAAGGTTGAGGTTGAGCAGGCAGGTGAAGGAGATGTCAGGAATTAAGTTGCAGTGAAGGAAATGTCAGGAATTAGAGCAATCCGGGCGGTCGGGCGCTCCCGGGAACGGGCGGCCGGGTACAAGGGAAACGCGGAAGGCATTGGCGTGGAATTGTGCTGCGCACCAGGTGGGTTCCGTGACCAGCAAGAGGCAGGGGGTCGGTCCCCAGCTCCCAGGGGCCAGGACCCAGGTGGGCGCCAGGGTCCACGCGCGCGGGGCAACCGCCTCCGTGCTCCACCGGACACGCCACGCGCCCGTCAGGGGAGGAACTGCCCGAATCTCCATCTCCTGTCGCGGGGTACAGCGGATGGTTCTCGGGGCCTAGGCCGCCGGCCGGGACGGAATGGTCGGTCATCCTGCACTCTCCACCGCACCGACAAACCATTTGGCCCTATCGCGATCGGGTAGCCCAAATTTGCTcccaattttttttttcgaaccaAACTATTTGAAGCCAACCACATCCGAACCGAGCAATGCAGTAAATTGCATGGATTTAAGTTAACAAACCAAGTTATTTAACGCCAAGCGGGCAGACGACAGGGTCCAAATAAAGTGAATAGCACAAACGGTTCAGACGTTGTAATGCGCAACTACAAAGTGTCGTGGATTAGCCGGCCGGTGATGCTCTACGAGACCATATTGCAGCCGAGCTTGCGTCTCTCGGTTCCCGACGCGTCGATGAGCTAAGAGGGAATATATGTATCATGTTCTGGCTCAACGGAATCCCTATTAGAGATGTTTGAAAAGTTCTCTTCGACCATAtcacgctcattttcaataatcatggcATGCGGTGTTTATGGTCCTGACCCGGTACAGCCGCTAAGCTCATTTTGCATTTCCAAGTGTCCTCGAGAGAGATGTTTCACAGGATTCACCTGCAACTGATAAACCAGGGGGAAGGCACACAAACCATTCCGGTTCAAGGGCCAACCCTGGGCCAAGGTGAGCGCATCCGTATGGGCCTATTGCTCTTGACCTCTTCAGTTGTGCAGGCACAAATATGAACTGGTCTAAGTTTGTTCTTGACGATCCCCACAAGCTGCATTTTTTATTGCCGCTGGAATGAAATACGCGCGCCTCTCCACAGAATTCTGCTGCATGCTGGGCCCTGATGGTGGAACTGTCATTTTGGGGAAGAAGAAAGCCGCCCCCCCCTTTTGCGGCAAAGTGGGCAGCATCGCTTTCCCTCGCGTAGCTTCGATGCCATGAAAAAGCAGAAAAaagacaagaaaaagaaaaaactgtATCTTTTGGATTCTTGCCATCGCTGAAAACGAATTGTGGAGCTGTAGGCTTCAAAGTAAGGGGAGGACCGAGATTATATACCCTGCAGCTGCGCGGGATCGAAGGGCTTGGTTGGAAGGTAAGTTGGTGGTTGGTTAGGGGTCTTTCCCGCGTGATAGGCTTGGCGCTTCCCGCCTGATAGATAACCACCACCACAGGCCCTTTTACATGCAAGACTGCCATGCGGCACGAATTTCACGGTAGGTACAGTACAATCCTGATAAGTTTGCAGCAGTTGAGTCATGCCTTTGTAAACAAACCTTTAACAAACCGATCCAAAaccaagaaagaaaagaagaaaatcaAATTCCCTCTGCCCCTACCGTACTCCAGCTTGGTAGTTTCCACCGCCTGTCCAGGGTTGAGCCCTGGGATTTGACGGCGGACTTGAAAAGCCACCTACAGACGCTTTACGCCCAATCATTCCGGATAACGCTTGCATCCTCTCTCTTACCGCGGCTGCCGGCACGGAGTTAGCCGATGCTTATTCCTCGGATACCGTCATTGTTTCTTCTCCGAGAAAAGAAGTTGACGACCCGTAGGCCTTCCACCTCCACGCGGCATTGCTCCGTCAGGCTTTCGCCCATTGCGGAAAATTCCCCACTGCTGTAGAACGCTTGTTAAGTAAATCGAAAGGTCCCTCCACGTCCTTCGTTGTCAAGTCTTGCATCATGGCAAAGTGAGATGTCTTGTGGGTCTTAGGACGTGGGATTATCTTCACAAAGATGGTCCATTGAGAATACATGCCATCTGCAAGGATGAGTATCTCCGGCAAGAAGCTTCGAGATCGGTGCTGATCTTGACAACACATTCCGGTAATTATGAGAGTCGGGCAATCCAAAGAACGAACGCCAAATCTATAGATCCCTCGACACTGTAGGACAGTTCTTCCATGTCCACCACATGCCATCAGTAAATAGCGACTCAATGTACACGGGTTGAACAAAAACATATGGCAACGGAGAAAGGGCTCGTTGCTAGGAGAGTGAAGGCCTCGACGGGATGTAGAAAAATACATCACCGATGAGGCACCTTTTTTTTGGCAATGGTCATTTACAATTTCTTTGATGCCAGCCCACATGTAAAGTTGGCTCTATCTTTTCTGTATTTTTTACATTCCCATGAACTAAAATAgggatttgtgcccaattttcttGTCCGAAAAAATCCGCACACTATTCCATGAAACAAACTAATTAAATTGAGCTAATGGATATTATTTCCATCTCAAATGCAGTTTTACTAAATACATTTTATTTCCCAAACCCCTTTGGGGCTACTTTAAATTCCCTAAATTAGTTTTAAGGTTTTAATTATTCTGTAAgttgatatgttgcaaacgtatctataattttttatgctcaatgcttgttttacaccaattgctatatgttttatttacacttcgtgacacttttatgcatttttcggcactaacctattgacaagatgccacattgtcagttccctattttccgatgttttgtatttcagaaaatttgtatagaaaatattcttgaaattggacaaaacaaaagccgaagttaacaTTTCACCGTAAACTAGACGGAGTCTAAAGCATAGACGGAGGGGGtgccgaggtggccaaaccacccctaggcgcgggcccacctctggccgcgcctaggcatggtgtggggccacctggcctccaccgacctcgtccttccgcctatataaagctcccgacgcgaaaaccctaaacgaatCAGCCTCCATCTAAGAAAACTTTCGTAGCTCCGCCGACGTCGTAGACAAGATTcgggggggacagaagtctctgttctggcaccctgccaggacggggaattgcctccgaagccatctccatcgactccaccgccatatccatcgccgttgctgactcctacgatgaggagtgaatagttctcccccggggctgagggatctaccggtagctatgtggtttatctctctctcccatggtgtgatctttatatgaccatgagctttgtaatctagatgtcgttatgctattcaagtggactttacttatgtgatctccggagactccttgtcccacgtgtgcaaaggtggagtgtgtgcaccgtgtgggtctcttagactatatttcacagaatacttgttcactgaattatgatttgagttgaatgtctctataaaattgtggtgtgttagtacctcctatgaatgctcaaagtgcagcgcggggtgttcattagtacttggaaatacatctttaaggtttgcttttgcagccctacacggtgaattagtgtttgttatccaaccgaAGAGTAGT contains the following coding sequences:
- the LOC124648598 gene encoding LOW QUALITY PROTEIN: uncharacterized mitochondrial protein AtMg00170/AtMg00620 (The sequence of the model RefSeq protein was modified relative to this genomic sequence to represent the inferred CDS: deleted 1 base in 1 codon; substituted 1 base at 1 genomic stop codon), with the translated sequence MAVLHVKGPVVVVIYQAGSAKPITRERPLTNHQLTFQPSPSIPAAAGYIISVLPLLXSLQLHNSFSAMARIQKIQFFLFLVFFLLFHGIEATRGKAMLPTLPQKGGAAFFFPKMTVPPSGPSMQQNSVERRAYFIPAAIKNAACGDRQEQT